The sequence GCTGGAGGAGGAGGCGGGAATCCTCCGCCTGGTGATGCCGGACGGGCGCGTGGTGTCCGAGCCGGACGGCACCTTCCAGGTGGTGGACGGCCGCGTGCACACCGGCGACCCGCAGCTCCAGGAAGCCCTCACCGCCGTGCTCCCGGAGACGGGCGCGCTGCCGGCCGAGCCCACCTACTTCTCGCTGTCCTCCGGCGGGCGCGCGCTGATGGTGGCCGCCGAGCGCCAGGGCGACGTGGTGCGCGGCGTGCGCCTGTCGGTGCGGGCGCTGGAGGCGCTGCTGGCCGAGAAGGTCGACGCGCGCGCGGTGTCCGGCGAGCCGGTGCTCTTCACACTCCAGGCCGTGCCGCGCGAGCCGCCGAGCGAGGGCGGCCTCATGGGCCGGCTGGTGTCGGAGGTGGCACAGGCTCGCGCCAGCGCCCTGGGCCCGGTGGGGCTGGCCGAGCGCGTCCTCTCTCCGCCCCTTCAAGATTTCCGGCTGGTGGTGCTGCCCACCGGCGAGGACCCGGTGGCGCGCGCCTCGCTGCGCAACCGCGTGCTGTACGGCGTGCTGCTGGGCCTCTTCTACCTGACGCTCACCTTCGGCGTCGTCTACACGGGCCGCGCGCTGTACCGCGAGGCGCAGTTGTCGCGGATGAAGACGGACTTCGTGTCGCTGGTGAGCCATGAACTGCGCACGCCGCTCACCTCCATCCGCATGTTCATCGAGACGCTGGCGCTGGGCCGGCTGAAGGACCCGGCGCAGATGCAGGAGGTGCTCACGCTGCTCATGCGCGAGACGGAGCGCCTGTCCATCTTCATCGAGCGCGTGCTGGACTGGTCTCGAATCGAGGGTGGGCGCAAGGTGTACCAGCGCGCGAGCATGCCGGTGACGGACGTGGTGGAGGCGGCGGTGGCGGCCTTCCGCGCCCAGCGGCTGGAGGGCGGCGTGGACCTGAAGGTGGAGGTGCAGGAGGGGCTGCCCCGGCTGGACGTGGACAAGGAAGCGGTGGCCGGGGCCCTGCTCAACCTGCTGCAGAATGCCTACAAATACAGCGGCCCGGAGGACAGGCGCATCGTCCTCTCGGCGCGCGGTGGAGCCCGGCACGTGGACCTTTCGGTGGAGGACAACGGCGTGGGAATCGCCCCGAAGGAGCGCAAGCGCATCTTCGAGCGCTTCTACCGGGTGGACAACCTGCTGACGCGGAGCACGGAGGGCAGCGGGCTGGGGCTGGCCATCGCCCGGCGTATCGTCGAGGCTCACGGCGGACGCATCGGCGTGCAGAGCGAGCCCGGCAAGGGCAGTCGGTTCACCATCCACCTGCCGGTGGGGAAGGCATGACGGAGAAGACACGGCGCATCCTGGTGGTCGAGGACGACCTGTCCATCCTCGCCGGCCTGTCCATGAACCTGCGCTTCGAGGGCTACGAGGTGCTCCAGGCGCAGGACGGCCGCACGGGCCTGGCGCGCGCGCTGGACGACGCGCCGGACCTGATGGTGCTGGACATCATGCTGCCGGAGCTCAACGGCTACGAGCTCCTCAAGGAATTGCGCCAGCGCGGCCGCGACACGCCCGTGGTGGTGCTGTCCGCCAAGGGCATGGAGACGGACAAGATTCTGGGCCTCAACCTGGGCGCGGACGACTACGTGGTGAAGCCGTTCGGCCTCCAGGAATTGCTGGCGCGAATCAAAGCCGTGCTGCGCCGGCGCTACCCCACGTCGGGCGCGGCGCCTCCGCCGGTGACGTTCGGCGATGTGACGGTGGACATGGCCGCGCGCACGGTGGCGCGCAACGGCACGCCGGTGGAGCTGACGGCGCAGGAGTTCAAGCTGCTGGCCCACTTCCTCGGCCACCCGGGGCGGACGTTCACGCGGGACGAGCTGCTCTCCGGCGCGTGGGGCTACCACTACGAGGGCAGCGCGCGCACCGTGGACAACTTCATGCGCCAGCTGAGGCTGAAGTTCGAGCCGGACCCGGAGGAGCCCCGCCACTTCCTCACCGTGCGCGGGCTGGGCTACCGCTTCGAGCGCTGACGCTCGCGCCCGGGCCCCAAGTCAGGGCCCGGCGATGCCGATGTGGCGCGAGTCCTCCAAATCGAAGGGCTTGCCGTCGAAGCGGCCGTAGCGCTCGCGCGGAACGAGGCCGGCGGCGGTGAGGGCCGTGTCCAGTTCCTCGGGAGAGAAGTGCCGCAGCTTGAGGCGGCGGATGGGGCTGGAGCCGCCGGGCGGCTTGCGCTCACGCAGGTGCAGGGCGAACAGCGGGCGGCGCGGCTCCAGGCCGGCGTTGGGCTCCTCGTCGTCGCGCGGGAGCACCGGCTCGCGGGGCGTGTTGAGCACGTCGTAGACGAAGGTGCCTCCGGGCGCGAGGTGGTAGCGCACCGTGGCGAGGAAGGCCTCGAGGTCGTCGTTGCCCGGCATCAGCCCCAGCGCGTGCTGCGGGGCGAGCACCAGCGGGAAGCGGTCCGGCAGCCGCAGCGAGCGCAGGTCCGCCACCTGGAAGCGGGCGCGGTTGGAGACCTCGGCGGACTCGGAGGCGCGGCGCTCCTCGGCGGAGCGAATCATGACCTCGGACGGGTCCACGCCCACGGTGGTGATGCCGTGCTCGGCCAGGGCCCACACCACGCGGCCGTTGGCTGCGCCCAGCACCAGCACGGGCCCGCCGTGCTCGCTCGCCTGCCGCGTGTAGAAGAGGAGGTCCGGCTCCTGTCCCACCAGTGAAAGCGGCGTCCGGCCCCGCGCGTCGTTCCCACCCATCGGCCCAGGGCCTAGCACGTTTCCGGGGCTGTCCGGGACAGCCTCGTGCACACGGTGGGAACGGCATTGCCCTCGGCCTGTCCGGGAACGGACGGTGGCCCCCCTCCTTGGGACAGGCCGCGCTGGCACTCGGATTGCGATGGAGCCCGGACGGACACGGCTGCCCGGCTCCAGGACGGGGGACGGGGCCGACGGATTTCTTCGCGGGAGTGGTGGCGGATATGACGCGCGGATGGCGTTGGGCGGGCGCGCTCTTCATGGCGGGCGCGATGTGGACGGTGGCGGGCTGCGACTCCAAGGGCAGCGACGAGTCGGAGCGGGGCAACCCCGGGCTGGATGACCCGGCCCCGGTTCCGCCCCCGGACGAGCGGCCGGTGGACCCGCCGGCCCCGCAGCCGGATACGGGTGAGGTGCCCGACAGCGGCACGGTGGACCCGGTGCCCGACGCGGGCACGACGACGCCTCCCGACGGGGGCAGCGAGCAACCGCGTCCGGATGGCGGCACGACAACGCCTCCGGACGGCGGCACGACGACTCCGCCGGACGGTGGCACGACGACTCCGGACGGCGGCACGACGACTCCGCCGGACGGCGGCACGACGACTCCGGGCAAGCGGGTGGAGATTCCGCGCCTGCCCGAAGCGAAGCCGGGCTGGAAGTTCTACGGCGTGGAGCAGGGCGGCCCGCAGAGGGTATACGGCGTCACGGCCGACGAGGGCGGCAACGTCTGGGTGGCCGGCGGCGAGGAGGGCCTCTTCGTGCTGAAGCCGGGCGCGGAGCGCCTGCAGCGCTTCGGCCTGGAGGACGGCCTGCGCCCCTACGGCTTCATGCCGGACGGCAGCACGCCTCCGGGCCCCAAGTACCTCAAGGTCATCTCCGTGTCCGGCGGCCCCTCGGGCACCGTCTTCGTGGGATACGAGGGCATGCCCGGCACGGGCTCGGACCACTGCGAGAGCAACTGGGACGGGCCGCACCCGGACCCGGCCCGCTACAAGAGCGGTGACGCGGACCGGGTGACGCTGCGGAGCGACGGCACGCTGGGCGTGGTCCACTACGACATCTTCTCCGGCCCCGGCGTGGTGCGCGACGAGCAGCGCGGGCGCGAGAAGCTCTGCAACGTCCTGCGCATCCGCTACGACAAGCACACGCAGAGCGTCTGGTTCGGCGGCAACCACGGCTTCGCGCGCGGCGAGGCCGAGTTCAAGGGCGCGCCCATGTGCAACGGGCAGCTGAACTGCTCGGGCGTGCTGGAGCACGTGCACCCGCACATCAACGCGCTCAACTCCCAGGGCAGCGTGATTCTGCTCACGGATGCGTACTACGGCGTGGGCCTGGACCCGAGCGGCGACGTCTGGTTCGGCGGCTCGGACCGCAGCACGCGCTTCCTCTACGGGACGAACGGCGGCAACTTCTGGAGAGCGCAGACGGGCACGGAGAACAACGCCGCCAACAAGCTCGACCTTTGGCCGGACGCCAAGCCTGAGTACTCCAAGCCGAACGAGCGCGTGCAGGACAGCGTCTCCGGCATGGCGGTGGCGCGGGACGGCTCGGTGTGGGCGAGCTCGTTCGCCAACGGACTGGCGCACCTGGACGCGAGCGGCAACGTCACGCGCCGCATGGGCCGCGAGTCGGGCCTCGTGGACAAGTACCTCTCGGCCATCTCCCTGGACCCGCTCGACGGCAGCATCTGGGTGGGCGCGAGCTGGGGCGGCGGCATCTCCCGCGTGAAGGGCGGCGACGTCACCAACTACGGGCTGCCGGTGTTCGGCACGAGCTACGGCATGCTGCGCATCACCGACATCCAGGCGGATGACTCCGGCGCCCGGCGCCGCATGTTGGTGGGCTTCATGGACTACGACGACCCGAAGCGGGACTACACCGTGGCGGGCGGCATCGGCATCTACTCGGGTGACTGACCCCACCCGCGTAGCCTGAAGGCACGGCGGCCGTCCCTCTCACCGGGGACGGCCGTCGTCTTTTTCTCCGCGAGCACCCTACTTCGCCAGCGTCTTGTACTTCTCGAACAGCGCCTGCTGACGGCTGGTGAGCGGCACCTGCTTCCCGGCGAGCCACATGCCCACCGGACGGGACGACGACTCCAGCGGGTCTCCATTCCACAGCACGAGGTCCGCGGGGGCACCAGGGGCAATGCGTCCCCCGTCGAGGCTGTACGCCTCCGCCACGTCCTGCGTCACCGCGCGCAGCGCGTCCGCGTGCGGCAGGCCCCACGCCACCGCGTTGCCCGCCTCCTGCGCCAGCGTGCGCACCATGGGCGGCTCGCCCATGACGGAGATGAGCACCTTCACCCCCGCCGCGCGCAGCAGCGCCGCCGCGTCGCCCCGGCTGCTCAGCCGGTCGAAGTCCGCCGGCAGGTTCCGCGTGGGCTGGAGAATCACGGGCACCTTCGCCGCCGCCAGCTCCTGCGCCACCATCCACGCCTCGCCGCCTCCGGCGATGATGGGCTTGAGCCCGTACTCCTTCGCCAGCGTCAGCGTCGCGCGGATGTCCGAGACGCGGTCCGCCCTCACCACCACCGGCAGCTTCCCCGCCAGCACCGGCTGCAGCGCCTCCAAATCCAGACGGCTCGCCGCCACGTCGCGCATGCGGCGCTGCTCGAAGTCCGCCTTGCGCCGGCCGTACTCGCGCGCGTCGAACAGCAGCTCCCGCACCCGCTCCAGCACCAGCGCCCGCGAGCCGGACACCGCGTCCCTGCCCGCCCGCCCCAGGTTGAGGTGCATGGCGAGCGGAGTCTGGCGCACGGTGCCGTCCGTCGTGACGAAGGCGCTCTGCCCCGACACCAGCCCGCCCTGCGGAGCGGACACCGCGCCGGTGACTCCGCCCAGCCGCACCACCGGGAAGACGGCCGACGCCGCGTTGACGCTGTCCGCGGCCTGCAGCGCCGCGCGCACGTCCTGCTTCGCCGCGTCTCCGCGCAGCGCCTCGTCCTGCGTGGACTCCTCCGCGCCCACCTCCACCAGCCCCAGCTCCGTCAGCGGGTCGATGAGCCCCGGCGTGAGCAGCCGCCCCTTCCCGTCCACCGCCGCGCAGCCCGCGGGCACCGGCACGTGTCCCACCAGCACGCTCTGCACCTTCCCGTCCTTCACCACCACCGTCGCGCCCTGCAGCCACGTGGCGCCGGTGAAGGCCGTCACGTCCTGGAACGCGGTGCACGCCTCCTGCGCCAGCGGCAGCGGCCGGGCACACGCCCCCGCGTCGCAGCGCGCGGTCAGGCCCAATTCCTCCAGCGACGGCGCGGGCGCGGCGCCGGCCACGAGCTTCGCGGCATTGGCCGCGCTGTCGCCCACCTCGAAGTCGCTCGCCTCCACCGCACCGGTGGCGGCGTCATAGGTGACGACGCCGTCCGCCCACACGCGCTGCGCCCGCGCGTAGACGCTCAGCGGGTGCCCCTTCCACAGCACCACGTCCGCCATCTTCCCCGGCTCCAGCGAGCCCGTGACGCCGTCCACGCCCATCACCCACGCGGGATGGAGCGTCACCCAGCGCAGCGCCTCCTCCTCGGTGACGGGGATGCCGGACTCGCGCGCCCGCCACATCGCCTTGCCCGCCTCCTGGTTCAACCGCTGGATTCCGTACTCCGAATCCGAGTGGATGACGGCCTTCCCGCCCGCCTGCGACACCAGCGCGGCGTTCTCCGGGATGCCGTCCCAGGCCTCCATCTTGAAGCCCCACCAGTCCGCCCACGTGGCCACCGCCACGTTCTTCTCCGCGAGCCTGTCACGCAGCTTGTAGGCCTCCAGCGCGTGGTGGAAGGCGCGAATCTGGTAGCCCGCTTCCTCCGCCACCTGGAGCATCACCGCCATCTCGTCCGCGCGGTAGCAGTGGTTCTGCACCAGGATGTTGCCGCGCAGGACTTCGGCCAGCGTCTCCAGCTTCAAGTCACGCAGCGGCTCGGGGCCCGCCTCGTCCGGCTTCTCCTTCTGCTTCTTGCGCCAGTCCTCCCACTTGTTCATGTACTCGCGCGCCTGCGCGAAGGCCTGCCGGTAGCCGGCCACGTTGCCCATGCGCGTGGCGGGCGCCATCTTCTTCCCCTCGCCGTACACGCGCCGCGGGTTCTCTCCGCAAGCCATCTTCAGGACGTCTTTCGCTCCAGGGAAACGCATCTCCGCCGCCGAGCGGCCGAAGTGCAGCTTCGCCGGGAACCCACGCCCGCCAATCAGGTTGGCGCTGCCCGGCAGCACCAGCAGCGAGGTGATGCCCCCCGCCGCCGCGCGCCGCAGCCCCGGGTCCTGCGGCCAGAAGCCGTGCTCCGCGGACACCTCGGCCGTCACCGGCGCGGTGGCCTCGTTGCCGTCATCGTTTGAGAAAGTGGATGGCGAGGCGTACACGCCGAGGTGACTGTGCGCATCGATGATACCGGGCGTGACGTACAGGCCGGTGCCGTCCACCTCCTCGGCCCCCGGGGGCGAGACGACGTCCGCATTACGACCCACCGCGGCAAGTCTGCCGTCCACGAAGGACACCGCGCCGTCTTCGATGGCCGGCCCGCTGGCGGGCATCACCGTGGCGTGACGGACCACCACCGCGCGGGGCTGCTTCCAGACGCGAGCGGGCGCGGGCGGCGGGGTGGGCTTCTCCGAGGTGGGGGGCGCTTCGGGGACGGTGGCGCAGGCGGCGGCCAGCGCCAGCAGCAGGAAGGGGGTGCGCATGGACTGGCCGTCGTAGCAGGTACACCCCGGGCCGACCACGCCTGGCTGCTTGCTGGGCGGGCACTGCCCCCCAGTACAAAGTCACCACCCGTCGCGAAGCCGTCTAGAATCCCCCGCCAGTCATGCCCGCCCTCCCCCCAGCCCCCATCCCCACCCACACCGTCGTCGGCGCTCGGGCCCAGGGGGAACGGCTGTCCGCTCAGCACTTCAATCTCGTTCTCCTCGACACCGAGCGCGCTGGCACCGTCTTCCCTCTCGCCAATGAGGCGCTGAGCGTGGGGAAGGCGCCTGACAACGACGTCGTCATCGACCACCCCACGGTGAGCCGCAATCACCTGGTGGTGCGCCGCCAGGGCGACCGCTTCCTCGTGCAGGACCTCGGCTCCACCAACGGCACCTTCCTCGACGGAGCGCAGGTGCGCGAGGCGTACCTGCGCCCCGGCGCGCTGCTCGAGGTGGGCGACGTCCGCCTGCGCTTCAGCCCGCAGGTGTCCCCCGTGCAGGTGGAGCCCACCGCCGAGGACCGCCTCGGGGATCTGGTGGGCCGCAGCCTGCCCATGCGGCAGATTTTCGCGCTGCTCCAGCGCATCGCCCCCACCGACTCCACCGTGCTGCTGGTGGGCGAGACGGGCTCCGGCAAGGGCGCCGCCGCCAAGGCCATCCACAAGTTGAGCCCCCGTTCACCCGGGCCGCTCGTCGTCTTCGACTGCGCCAGCGTCTCCGACTCCCTCATCGAGAGCGAGCTGTTCGGCCACGAGAAGGGCGCCTTCACCGGCGCCGTCGGTCAGCGCATCGGCTGCCTGGAGCGCGCCAACGGCGGCACCCTCTTCCTCGACGAAATCGACGACCTCGCGCTCGACTTGCAGCCCAAGCTGCTGCGCGCGATTGAGGACCGCGAGTTCCGCCGGCTCGGCTCGTCGTCGCCCATCTCCTTCGACGCGCGCATCATCGTCGCGAGCAAGAAGGACCTGTGGGCAGAGACGCAGGCGAGCCGCTTCCGCGAGGACCTCTACTTCCGCCTCTCCGTCTTCACCTTCAGCCTGCCCGCGCTGAGAGACCGCAAGGAGGACATTCCCCTCCTGGTGGATGCCTTCGCCGGAGAGGGGCTGTGGAGCCGGCTGCCGGAGAAGATTCGCGAGCAGTTCACGGGGCACACGTGGCCGGGCAACGTGCGCGAGTTGCGCAACGCCCTGGAGCGCGCGCGGCACATGGTGGACATCCCCGAGCTGGCCGGGGACACGCTCCTGCGCGAGTTCACCCGCGAGGCCCCCGCCGCCGCCGGTGACTTCCTCCCCGTGGAATTCACCGGCCCGTTCAAGGTCTGCAAGGACGAGCTGATTCGCGCCTTCGAGCGCGAGTACCTCACGCGCCTCCTGGGCCGCGCGCGCGGCAACATCGCCCGCGCCGCTCGCGAGGCGGAGCTGGACCGCAAGCACCTCTACTCGCTGCTGCACAAGTACGGGCTGGTGCAGAGCGAGGGAGACTGAAGCCGTCAGCGCGGTGCGCAGGCCGGGTCCAACAGCTCCGGCCGGTACTCGAAGTGCATCGTGTCGTAGTGGTACCAGCGCCCTCCCCAGATGAAGCCTTCCGCCTCGAAGGCTTCCACCACGGCCTGGGGCACGGTGTTGCGCCAGCGCAGCGGCGTCTTGGGCTGCTGCCACTCCCAGAAGTGCGCGTGCGCCGGGTTCAGGTCGATGGACACGCCGAAGGAGTGCGCGCTCCGCCGCCGCGTGTTGGCGATGGTGCGCCAGTTGAAGGTGCCTCCGAGATTCACGAGGAAGGGCTTCAGTGAGGCGTCCTTCGCGAGCAGCGCCTCCAGCCGCCTGCCCACGCGCTGGAAGGCGGGCGCCGCCGTGCGGTGGACCTTCAAGCGCTGCCCGAGGATGAGCACGGGCACCACGTCCACCTTCGCTTCGGAAGCGCCGTAGGTGGCGAGGAAGAGCGGGTCGAAGCGGATGCGGCCCGGGTCGTCGTCCTCGCGTGTCACCGGGTTGAGCGGGCCGGTGCGGTAGGGAATGGAGAGCGTGTCCTCCAGGTCGGGGGACTCCAGCTTCTGCGCGAGGGACTTCACGCGCCCGTCGTCGAACGGGTACGTGCGGCCGTCGGGGAGACGGAAGCTCCAGCCGGACTCCGCGCGCACCGGCACCACGGCGGGGTACCACTTCGCCAGGCACGTGAGCCGCGCGGGCGGCGGCTCCACCGACGCGGCGTCCCCGTCCGCGAGGCTTCTCGCACCCGCGACGATGCCTGCATCCGCGAGGGTTCTCGCACCCGCGACGACGCCTGCGTCCGCGAGGCTTCTCGCACCGGCGACGATGCCCGAGCCCTCGAGGACAACCGGGTCCGCAACGGCTCCTGCATCCGCGAGCGGATGCGCGGCGGTGGCGACCGCGCGACCGACGTAGTCTGGGTGTTGTTGCACGCGGACAGGGCTGCCGCCGCCCATGGACCCCGACTCGCGGGCCTCGGCCACATGCGGCGCGAGCAACAGCAGCACAGCTGCAAAGTGCACAGTCACGCCACCCTCCCCTCGCGTACGGGCAAATGGCGTACAGCGGACGCCACACCGAAGAGGTCGTGACAGCCGTGGCGCACGTGGCATGGTGGCCGCGCACTCGCCGTCACACCAACCCCCTGAGGAGGTTTCACGATGAAGCGTCCTTCCCCCTGGCTCGCCGTGCTGTGCGCGGGATTCATCTCCATGCATGCAACGGGCTGCTTCGGCCAGTTCAAGCTCACGCAGAAAATCTGGCAGTTCAACAAGAACATTTCGGGCGAGAAGTTCGTGCAGTGGCTGATGTTCCTCGTCCTCGTCATCGTACCCGTCTATGAGATTGGCGCGCTCATCGACTCGCTCATCATCAACAGCATCGAGTTCTGGTCCGGCAGCAACCCCGTGGGCAGCGTCGACGGCACGGATGACGGCACGCGCGTGGTGAAGCTCAGCCCCACCGACACGCTGCGCCTGTCGCGCGACGCGGACACGGGCGTCATGCGCATCGAATTGGACCGCGAGGGCCAGGAGCCCGTCGTGCGCTACTTCGAGCCCCTGGAGGACGGAATGGTGGCGCGTGACGAGGCCGGCAACCTGCTCGTCCAGGCGCGCGCGGCGGCCGATGGCGCGGTGGCCGTGACGGACGCGGCCGGCACCACCCTCACCGTGCACGCCAGCGAGGCGATGCAGCTCGCCCGCCGCATCTACGAGGAGGGCGGCGCCGAGGCCCTCGCGAAGTACTCCGTGGCGCAGGCCTCCGTGTCTCGCGGCCTCGCGCTCAACGCCTGCGTGGCTCCGTAGCCACTCCGGGAGCATGCTGTTCGGAAATGTCGGGACACTCGAGGGAGCACGCCGGCGCAAAACCCCCGACATTTCCGAACAGGCAGCCCCGCTCCCGTTCCGGCCCCGGGTGAGTCCCGCCCCGTCCGCGCGTCCGGGCCCGGTTTCCGTCTCGAACGACGTGCCTGCTACCGTGCCCGGCCATGTCGGTGCTGGTGCTCGGTGGTTCGGCGGTCGTCCCGTCGCTGCTGCTCTTCTGGTACGTCTACGCGCGGGACAAGCGGCCCGAGCCGCATGGCCTGCTGCTGCGCACGTTCCTCCTCGGCGCCCTCATCTGCGCTCCCGTGATTCCCACGGCCCACGTGCTCCAGGCGCTCGGCGAGCCCTTCGCCGTGGGCCTCTGGAGCTCCGCCGCCGTGAGGGCCTTCCTCGGCGCCGCCATCCCCGAGGAGCTCTTCAAGTTCCTCGTCCTCTCCCTCTACGTCTGGCGCAAGCCCGCCTTCGACGAGCCGCTCGACGGCGTGGTGTACGGCGCCACCGCTTCACTCGGCTTCGCCACGCTGGAGAACATCCTCTACGTCGGCGAGCACGGCCTGGGCGTGGCCCTGCTGCGCGCCCTCACCGCCGTGCCAGGGCATGCCTTCACCGGCGTCATCATGGGCGCCTTCGTCGGCCGCGCGAAGCTCGCGTCGCCCGAGCAGCGCTTCGGTCTGCTCGCCGCGGGGCTCGGTCAGGCCACGCTCCTGCACGGCGCCTACGACTTGTTCATCATGACGAACACGGGCTTCGCCGTGCTCTCGCTGGGCGTGCTGCTCGTCGAGGTGCAGTGGGGCCGCAAGCTCTACCGCGCCCTCCAGACGGAGCAGCTCGAGCTCATGGCCGCGCCCGCGGAATTGTACGTCGCAGAGGGCGCCATGGCGCTGCACGGTCCCGGCATGCAGGTGGCCACCGCGAGCGCCGTCATGGTGGCAACGCAGCGCCCGGCCCCGCGCGTCGTCGAGCCCCCGCGCACGATGGGCGCGTGGGTGAAGCTCATTCTCGGGGGCCTGGGCCTGACGGCGAGCAGTCTGTGGCTGCTCGTCGTCTTCGCCGCCCTGTCCGAGGAGTGGGTGAGCACGGTGGAGGGAATGCTCGGCTGGGGAGTCATCACGGCCGGCTCCCTCGGCTTCGCGCTGTTCTTCCTGTGGCTGTTCCGCTCGGGACTGCGAGGGCCGAGGGCCCTCCCCGAGCGGTAGGCCGAGGCTACGTCACGGAGGCGGCACACCCGCGTCGAGCAGCTCGCCCGGCTCCGGGCCGAAGCTCGCATCCATGGCCGTCGCCTTGAAGGCGCCCTCCAGGTTGCGGCCCGCGCCGAAGCCCTCACCCTTCTTGAAGGACATGGAGAAGTCGCCGCGCGTCTCCTCGCCCGGGTTGCCGCCCTTGTCGAGCTGCAGGTCGCCGTTCTCCACCGGAGCGAAGACGCGCGCCGGCTCGCCCGCGTTGAGGTGCACCACGGTGGCGCGCGCAACCCCCGAGGGCGTGGTGCCCGACAGGTCCACCTTCACACCGGGCCGCAAGTCGATTCCCTCGGTGGCCACCGTGAGGCGGGCCACCAGGTCCACGTCCAGCTCGTTGTTGCGGTAGTAACTCACCTGCAGCGCCTCGGCGTTGCGCAGCACCTCCACGCGGGAGATGTTGTCCAACGAGAAGAGCTCGGACGCGCTGCCGGCCAACGTGTTGTCCGACAGGCCGCACCCCAACAGGCCCGCGCCGGCGGCGAGCCCGAAGGACACCAGTGCCCGCGCCGCGCGGTTCATTTCTCCACCGCGAGCTTCAGGGTGCCGTTGTCGGACGCCACCACCGGCGCGCGGTAGAGAATCACGCGCTTGCCATTGGACAGGTACGCCAGCTTGGGAGCCCAGCCGCCGCCCGCGTCCACCAGCGTCTCGCGCCAGATGCCGGAGATGCGCGTGGACACCACCAGCTCGTCGTCGTTCGGGTTGCAGCCCGTGTCGTTGCGGCCCGACTCCAGCGCGCAGTTGTAGAAGGCGATGGACGGCTCGTGATTCACCGGGTCGAACGCGAGCGACGGGTACCAGCCGCCGGTGCCGGAGTTGAACACCGGGTCCGGCGTGGACCAGTCACCCGCCGCCGTGCACTTCGTGGCGGAGAGGCCGTCGCAGTCGACGTAGGTCAGCTTGTCGCCAATCTTCTCCAGCGTGGCGATGCCGAAGCCCACCGTCGCGTCGTACGCCACCGAGGGACCGAGCTGCGCGTTCTCCACCGCCTGCACGCGCACCGGCGCGGACCAGGTGGTGCCGTCCGTGTTGCGCCGCTGGAACATCACGTCCGAGCCACTGGCCAGCGCGGACTCGGGGGCCTTGTCGTAGATGATGGCCGGTTGCGCGCCCGCCATGATGAGCTGGATGTGGCCGCCGTAGCCGAGCTTGTTGTCACCCGACGGCGCCACCATGCGGTACTGCCACGAGGTGGGGCCACCCACGGCCATCTCCACGTCGCTCGACTCCCAGTCCTGGCGTCCGAAGTTGCCCTGGTGCCCGTCCCGGTACGCGACGAGCGCCTGGTTGCCCGAGAAGACGATGGAGGGATTGAGCCCCACGAGGAAGCCGCTGTCGCTCACCGGGTTGCCCGCCGCCGCCTGGTTGGACATCGTCACGGGGACACGCTCCGTCCACGTGCCGGCAGCGCTGCGATACGCCACCGCCAAATCACTCTGGTACCAGAACGTCGAGTTGTCGCGGCCGCCGCCCAGGTACGTCACCGCCGGCTGCCCGTCCTGACCGAAGGCCAGGGACACGCCGTACACGCGCTGCACCTTGGCCACCACCTCCGCG comes from Pyxidicoccus parkwaysis and encodes:
- a CDS encoding response regulator transcription factor — its product is MTEKTRRILVVEDDLSILAGLSMNLRFEGYEVLQAQDGRTGLARALDDAPDLMVLDIMLPELNGYELLKELRQRGRDTPVVVLSAKGMETDKILGLNLGADDYVVKPFGLQELLARIKAVLRRRYPTSGAAPPPVTFGDVTVDMAARTVARNGTPVELTAQEFKLLAHFLGHPGRTFTRDELLSGAWGYHYEGSARTVDNFMRQLRLKFEPDPEEPRHFLTVRGLGYRFER
- a CDS encoding amidohydrolase family protein, with the translated sequence MRTPFLLLALAAACATVPEAPPTSEKPTPPPAPARVWKQPRAVVVRHATVMPASGPAIEDGAVSFVDGRLAAVGRNADVVSPPGAEEVDGTGLYVTPGIIDAHSHLGVYASPSTFSNDDGNEATAPVTAEVSAEHGFWPQDPGLRRAAAGGITSLLVLPGSANLIGGRGFPAKLHFGRSAAEMRFPGAKDVLKMACGENPRRVYGEGKKMAPATRMGNVAGYRQAFAQAREYMNKWEDWRKKQKEKPDEAGPEPLRDLKLETLAEVLRGNILVQNHCYRADEMAVMLQVAEEAGYQIRAFHHALEAYKLRDRLAEKNVAVATWADWWGFKMEAWDGIPENAALVSQAGGKAVIHSDSEYGIQRLNQEAGKAMWRARESGIPVTEEEALRWVTLHPAWVMGVDGVTGSLEPGKMADVVLWKGHPLSVYARAQRVWADGVVTYDAATGAVEASDFEVGDSAANAAKLVAGAAPAPSLEELGLTARCDAGACARPLPLAQEACTAFQDVTAFTGATWLQGATVVVKDGKVQSVLVGHVPVPAGCAAVDGKGRLLTPGLIDPLTELGLVEVGAEESTQDEALRGDAAKQDVRAALQAADSVNAASAVFPVVRLGGVTGAVSAPQGGLVSGQSAFVTTDGTVRQTPLAMHLNLGRAGRDAVSGSRALVLERVRELLFDAREYGRRKADFEQRRMRDVAASRLDLEALQPVLAGKLPVVVRADRVSDIRATLTLAKEYGLKPIIAGGGEAWMVAQELAAAKVPVILQPTRNLPADFDRLSSRGDAAALLRAAGVKVLISVMGEPPMVRTLAQEAGNAVAWGLPHADALRAVTQDVAEAYSLDGGRIAPGAPADLVLWNGDPLESSSRPVGMWLAGKQVPLTSRQQALFEKYKTLAK
- a CDS encoding sensor histidine kinase, which produces MSRSPPVILNFRRTFALLIVLVVVPSAGLSGFGVVAIINERAAVEKRLESAWRGTLENLSAELPRALASARLEEEAGILRLVMPDGRVVSEPDGTFQVVDGRVHTGDPQLQEALTAVLPETGALPAEPTYFSLSSGGRALMVAAERQGDVVRGVRLSVRALEALLAEKVDARAVSGEPVLFTLQAVPREPPSEGGLMGRLVSEVAQARASALGPVGLAERVLSPPLQDFRLVVLPTGEDPVARASLRNRVLYGVLLGLFYLTLTFGVVYTGRALYREAQLSRMKTDFVSLVSHELRTPLTSIRMFIETLALGRLKDPAQMQEVLTLLMRETERLSIFIERVLDWSRIEGGRKVYQRASMPVTDVVEAAVAAFRAQRLEGGVDLKVEVQEGLPRLDVDKEAVAGALLNLLQNAYKYSGPEDRRIVLSARGGARHVDLSVEDNGVGIAPKERKRIFERFYRVDNLLTRSTEGSGLGLAIARRIVEAHGGRIGVQSEPGKGSRFTIHLPVGKA
- a CDS encoding class I SAM-dependent methyltransferase is translated as MGGNDARGRTPLSLVGQEPDLLFYTRQASEHGGPVLVLGAANGRVVWALAEHGITTVGVDPSEVMIRSAEERRASESAEVSNRARFQVADLRSLRLPDRFPLVLAPQHALGLMPGNDDLEAFLATVRYHLAPGGTFVYDVLNTPREPVLPRDDEEPNAGLEPRRPLFALHLRERKPPGGSSPIRRLKLRHFSPEELDTALTAAGLVPRERYGRFDGKPFDLEDSRHIGIAGP
- a CDS encoding sigma 54-interacting transcriptional regulator; amino-acid sequence: MPALPPAPIPTHTVVGARAQGERLSAQHFNLVLLDTERAGTVFPLANEALSVGKAPDNDVVIDHPTVSRNHLVVRRQGDRFLVQDLGSTNGTFLDGAQVREAYLRPGALLEVGDVRLRFSPQVSPVQVEPTAEDRLGDLVGRSLPMRQIFALLQRIAPTDSTVLLVGETGSGKGAAAKAIHKLSPRSPGPLVVFDCASVSDSLIESELFGHEKGAFTGAVGQRIGCLERANGGTLFLDEIDDLALDLQPKLLRAIEDREFRRLGSSSPISFDARIIVASKKDLWAETQASRFREDLYFRLSVFTFSLPALRDRKEDIPLLVDAFAGEGLWSRLPEKIREQFTGHTWPGNVRELRNALERARHMVDIPELAGDTLLREFTREAPAAAGDFLPVEFTGPFKVCKDELIRAFEREYLTRLLGRARGNIARAAREAELDRKHLYSLLHKYGLVQSEGD